From the Gammaproteobacteria bacterium genome, the window ACTTCACCCCACGCTGGACGGCGCGCGCCTCCTTCAACCGGCTCCTGACGCGCTATGACCGGGACGCGGACGTGCTCCTGCTCGGCGCCGGCTACAGGTTCTGACCTTGCCCCAAGCCGCCTGGCTACCCGCTGCGCGATATGGAAAATGTCCCTCGTCCGCCACGGCAGCATCGCGCGTCACATCATTGACCGCGAAGGTTTTTCCGCCACGGCCGCCCGTCCCCTTTTGGACTTGGTCTCCGGCAGGCTCGGGCGTAGCGGACATATCGTGCGCCCCTGTGACTTTGGCACGCAAAGTATGTGACCGGGTTCGCAGTTAGCAGCGCGTTACACGCGTAGGGTCCACACCCTGCGCGCAAAACGCAGCAGCACATCCAGGATGTGCGACGACTCCATGCAACGTGGAGCCGGGGGCGGTTTATGCAATCTCTAATAAACCCCGGAGGAAGCACCATGACCCCGAGCCTAGCACTACGTACCCAGCCGAAAGACTTCGTCACCCATGTACGCAGCAAAGACGGTTCAAGGAGTGAATCCAAGTTCGAGAAGGAAGTGATCCTGCCGGCCCTGGACCAGCAGGACGTCTGCCTGCACGCCTGGGCCGATGCGCGCTTCGCCGTGGAGAACATGGCGGAACACGCCCAGTTCTTCGCCCTGCAGATGCCGCAGGAACTGGCGCCGCGCGAGCACGACCAGGCCGAGCAGTTCGAGGTGAAGTTCAAGGCCCTGCTCGCCAAGATCGCCGCCGAGGGGCCGCCGCAGGCCGATGCGGTCAAGGCGTTCTGCGAGACGGTGATCAAGGAGATCAAGCCCTTCATCGCGTTCAAGGAAGCCTGCCGCGAGGCCCAGGCCAGCGGCAAGCTGTACTGCCTGATCTGGCCTCTCGCCTTCGAGCACACCCAGCGCGAGGCGCAGCGCTGGTGCCGACGCCTGCAGGGCTTAGGGCTCGGCGACGCGGAGTTTGACCGCGCAGAGGTCAGCACTTTCTGGACCGGCAGCATGGATGAGGACTGCCGCTTCATCGCCCACCTGCTGGACCCGGAGGAGTACGCCCTGATCGACGCCTGCATGAAGACCAGCAGCGTGTTCCGCCACCTGAACCGCGGCGGCACCGGCGGCGTGGTCGCGTCCCTGGTGGGCGAGCCGGGCTCGGTGGTCGTCTCCCTGGTCAAGAACCAGGCGACCTATGAGATCCTGAGCTGCGCCGAGGCCATCCTGGACCTCAAGACCAAGCTCTGCCGCGACATCGAGGGCGGACGGGTCAAGAGCATGATGATCCCGGCCATGGCGGACCACCTGCGCCGCGAGTCCATCAAGTTCGTGGACGAGCTGAAGAGAGCGGTGTAAGCAAGCGGTTGGATGGGTAGTTGCATCGGCGGCCTGAAAGGGCCACGGTGCAACTACCTAGCCTTGCTCATGGGCTTCCCGCGCGGATAAGGCCTATACTGGCTCCTTCACCTGAAGGAACGCCACGTGGCCAAAGCCAATTACAAGTTCGACAAGCGCCAGCGGGACCTCGCCAAGCAGAAGAAGAAAGACGAGAAGCTGGCGAAGAAAGCCGCCAAGAAGGCCGCGGCGGCCGCGGGCGAGAGCGCCGGCGCCGCGCCCGAAGACGTGCCCCACTAGCCTTTTCCTCTAAGCCTCGTCTTCCGAGGCCGCCGTCACCTGCGGCAGGCCATCCTCATCCACTGTCACCCTCAGGTTGATGGGCCGGCAGCAGACCTGGCAATCCTCGATATAGCTCTGTTCGTCCACCGACAGATCCACCAGGATCTCGATGGGTTCGCCGCAGTACGGGCATGTGATGGAGGCGGGTTCCGTGGCGTTCAGCATCGGACGGCTCCTTACATTGAAAGGCCCGTCCCAGGTCGTCGCGGGTCGCTACGTTGCCTGGCTGGCGGGCCGTTGGTGGTAAGTCACCAGTGCTGTAAGCGGACGTGGCATCTAGGCCATCTGGCGCGGGGAGCACCCGCCCATGCGGAGCTTGGGAGTCCGCCGTCCGTACTTTGAAGTATAGTCCGCGCCCGGAAAATTACCTGGCCCGGGAAATGCCCTTCACAGTGAGGCTAGTGAAGGGTGCCATCAGCACGCTGCTGTGCTTCCCGGCAAGCCACATGGGTGGTCCTGAAACAGAAACCGACCGTGAAGTGCATCCGCTGGCCTGCCAAGCTCGGGATGAGCGGTGCCCGCACGCGTGAGACCTGCTTTACGACGGAATCACCCAACCTCTTGATGTCGTCGTTATAGAGGACTTCGACGTCGGAGATCATGCCATCCAGATAGGAGAATCCGACCATGACATAGCCGTGGTCTCCCGACCATTCCTCTCTCAATGCCGGCATCGCCTGATTCGTGACAGCCTGCCTCATGACGCTGGCGATATCCTCCGTGCTCGGCATCAGGGTGATCTCTACCTGGATATCGCGGGCCTCCATCTTCTCAGGGCCCTCTGCTTCCGGCAAAGGCAGATAGCGGATCTGGGACGTGATGTTGCGATCCACCTCCGGGTTACCGGAAGACTCGACGATGCCGACGGACGTAAACTTGCCATCCACGTAACTGATCCCAACCGTCGCCTTGAAGGCTTTTCGGTCGCCGCCCTGGATCACCCAGGGATAAGCGAGATGCAGGGACTGCTTGAAGGTCTCAAGCCAGGCCGGGTCTTCCCAATAAGGTCCAGCCGGCGCACTCGCGCAGCCGATCATGGCCAGCAGAATAAGTCCCGTGAGAGACAACTTCGATGGCATTTCCTTCCCCTAACTCAGCTCACGGTTACGAGAGTATTTTGGCCGCTTGTAGACGACTACTGTCTTCTCGAATCCCTCCCCTCCCAGGGCCCAGACCCAGGCCAGCACGCAGAGCACGGTGTCCGTGGCCCAGTAGTTGGTGGTGGCGAGGATCGCCACCAGCAGGCGCGGCGCGAATATCCAGCCCAGCCACCACAGGATGCCCCCGAAGGGCACGCTGGAGAGGAGCAGCGTCAGGCGCGGGAAGAAGAACATGAACAGGATGAACCATAACCCGTGATGGTTCCAGAAACTATCCATGGCTGTCGTGCCCTCTTCTAGCGATGAGTTGGCTTCACCGCCCCCTCGGCGAGGCGGTGAAGCGCATGCCTGTCAGTGGTGGCGGCCCAGACCGGCGAGGCCAGCGGCGGCACCCACGAAGATGATCAGCACGTACAGGCAAAGCATCACGATCATCAGGATGCCGGCGAACTTCCAGAAGGCCTTCTGGTTCTTGAGGGCGTCTTCCAGGGCGCCCTGGCCGACGCTGGGGATCAGCGAGATGGCCTTGGCGTAGCGGAGTAGATAGAGGCAGGGCATGAGGTAGATGACCGCCAGCACGATATAGAGGAGGCCGAACACCCGTCCGAAATTCGCCGGCATGCCGCTTTGCGCCGGCAGCGCGGAGAACGCCAGGGTGGCGATCAGCCCGAAGAAGATCATGAGGCCGGTGAACACGAATCCTACGATGGCGAGGAACTTCACCCACGGCCGGGTGGCGTTCAGGTAGCCCAGCGCACTCTCAGAGACGACGATCTGGTCAGCCATTGCAGTTCTCCCCGTTTGTTTGTTTTAGAAAAATTTAGGCGTCACCAGCTCACTCGACGGTCAGTTCGTATTCGATGTCCTGGATCATATGCCCGTAGTCCGGTGTAGAACTGTTGTATCTGCCGCCGAACTTGATCAGGTGGCGCCCCTTGCTCAAGGGTTTCAGCATGAGCCAGAACCCGTCGGTCGCCGAGGGGTATCCCGAATAAGGCTGCTGGTCTTCGGGAAGACGCGCGAAGATATCGAAGCAATCGTGCGTGGAGACCCGGAACCGCTTAAGGCCCTCGATGGACACGCCATCCACGGAGGCGAAGAGGTCCATGGCCGTGTCGTTGTCCAGCTCTGCATACTCCTGCGCGTCTGCACAGGTGAAATTCAAGGGGGTTGAACCCGGACCGGGAAAATAGACCATGTTGATGATGGGAAAGAACAGGGACTTGCCCGCGGGGATGGTGCAGGCCCGGTGGATCTTCGACGTGCCGTAACCTCCCGCCAGGAACCACACCGGACCCTGCTGATCCTGCGCGCAGTCCGCGCCCGTCTCATCCTGGATGGGACTCTTCTCCAGCGGCACTGACTCCGCCCACTGCCACCAGTCCTCGACCAGCCTCAACGAAACCTTGGGAGACACGACTTCGACCATCGAAGGCGGCACGTCGGCGAATCCAGCCAGCGGGGCCATGCCCAGCAAAGCCAGCCCAAAGAACCCCATCATTCCTTTGACGTATCGCATGCGTGGACCCCTTTCCAAGATTCGACGATAACAGCTGCCGAAATCCATGACAATTTCGTGGCGAAGCCCCCTAGGAAATGCAGGTGGTAAGCCCGCGGCTGCCTTAGCCAGACAGCATGCTGACCATGGAATGAAGGAATAGATAGTCCCTCCCCCTGAATCCGGGGAAGGGCACGTGGGATGGAAAACGCAGCCTGCCCTAAGTAAG encodes:
- a CDS encoding DUF2935 domain-containing protein, with amino-acid sequence MTPSLALRTQPKDFVTHVRSKDGSRSESKFEKEVILPALDQQDVCLHAWADARFAVENMAEHAQFFALQMPQELAPREHDQAEQFEVKFKALLAKIAAEGPPQADAVKAFCETVIKEIKPFIAFKEACREAQASGKLYCLIWPLAFEHTQREAQRWCRRLQGLGLGDAEFDRAEVSTFWTGSMDEDCRFIAHLLDPEEYALIDACMKTSSVFRHLNRGGTGGVVASLVGEPGSVVVSLVKNQATYEILSCAEAILDLKTKLCRDIEGGRVKSMMIPAMADHLRRESIKFVDELKRAV
- a CDS encoding CPXCG motif-containing cysteine-rich protein, whose protein sequence is MLNATEPASITCPYCGEPIEILVDLSVDEQSYIEDCQVCCRPINLRVTVDEDGLPQVTAASEDEA